The Sus scrofa isolate TJ Tabasco breed Duroc chromosome 6, Sscrofa11.1, whole genome shotgun sequence region CCATCAGTAAGTAattgtgtgcttttttaaaaaaagaaaaagactgaaatgaaaatagtatttttctagGATAGTGTGTATTTTCAAGTGGCTACCATATTAGTAGGACATAAACAGTTATTAAATCATTTGTCTGTAACAACATAACAAAGTTACTAGGTGTTTCTTTTGGCTTagatttctgtgaaaaaattacTGAGATGCTAAGGGTACACATGGCATCGTGAACTAAGAAGATTCAGGACCTTCTGGTACAGGAAAATAATGATATTCAGAGCTAGAGAAATAACAATGCGTATTGCTATTGTTATAACGTAATGTCACAGTTATTAGTAATGTCATAATTACAGCTAACAGGTAATTGAGCGCTTGCTATTtcccaggcattgttctaagcatTTGAATGGGCTTTAAGTACCTAAGGGTCACAGgtactcttttctttctctcagtggCTGTAGAATAaaaggtttctctctctctcatgttatcgaagaggaaactgagacctcGAGAGAATGAGTAACTTGCCATTGGTCACCAAGTGGACTGATGCTGGAGCTGGGATTCCAATCTAGGCATCCAGATTCCAAAGTCGCACTTAACCCACCTGCTCACCAAGGCCACAGGGatgcaaaggagaaaaagttGAGCTTCCTAGATGGCAGAATCCACAGAAGTTACTGGAGACTGTAGATGTTTGGGGATGTTCATCCAGTCCACTGTCTGTGTCTTCAGAAATGCTCCCCGCCCAGCGCGGGCTGACGCAGGGGACTGAGGGAGGGACAAGCAACTGTGGCCCCGCCTCTGACCCCTGCCCTTGAACGTATCTGCAGGTTCCCAGAGAGGGACCCAAGTGAGGCCACAGGGGTTTCCCCTGAGGTGTTAAGGACCACAGCACTGCGTTTCCGTTGCTTTTCTGTCAATCACTTCCCCTGGGTGGTTATTGTCCTATACTGACCGGATGCAAAAGCGAAGGTTCACAGCCTCTTGTTGTTGAGGTACCTAGCTCCACGGCTTGATCCCCATTGCTATGTGTCTTGAGGCTGGTTTGCTCAATGGTTTTGCAGGTCAGTACTCCGCCAATACCTTCTCCTTTCATTTGAGCCAGACTTGTTAGGCTTCTGTCCCTTTAAACCAGAGGATATTTAACTAGAACCCTGAACGCAGATTCCATGAAATATACCACTAAAAAGGGAGCAGGGGAATAATACTTCCATCACTAACTGTTCAGCCCTTTAAGCTGGGGGCCATGGATATCATTCAGAGTGTAGACTTCAGTTGGGCCACCTCCTCTTAAAAACCAGGCAGGTccagagagtttccattgtggctcagtggtaacaaacctaatccttgaggatgcaggtttgatccctggccccattcagtgggttaaggatctggcgttgctgtgagcttcggtgtaggtcacaggtgtggctcagatctggcattgctgtgggtgtggtgtaggctggcagctacagctcggattcgacccctagcttgggaacctccatatgccacaggtgcggcactaaaaagaaaaaaaaaaaagaaagaaagaaaaaaaaaaaaaaaaaaaccaggcagGTCTGTGGAGTTCACATAAACAAACAGTCTGAAAGGCAGCTTTCCACACTGCCAGAGAGGTCAGCCGTCTACCCTGCAATTATACCGCTGTTAGGTTGTAAACACACATTTGCAAATGCCTCTATGATTGTTCAGAAACAGTTTAGGCCTATTCATGCAGCACCAGTCACAGAATGTTAATGGGGAAGCTCACCCAACATCTGCTTTCTTGGTTGGAGCCAGATTTGCGTCGTTTCAACGTTTATGGGTATAAAGCACAGATCGAATACTTTCCTCTGCCAACTCTCAGAAAATAAGAACTCAGCAGCAGTGGACAATTGCATGGTTGATTGACAGGTTTAGTGTGGGCATCGCATTTACAGCTCTAACACAGTCTTATTAAAAACGGTCTGGCCttctaaaaaaatctaataaCAGCAAGCTGGGAAACTACCATCATACAATTGAGGTTACGTGGCTTTATTCAAGACCCTCCCTGATCTAGTGCAGCATGACTAACAATCATAATTAAACAAAGAAATCCCTGCTCACTCTAAAGCATGATATCTGGAGATGCCCCTGTAAGAAGGGGTAGATTTCAAGGCATGCGATTCAGAATGTTTGTCTCTTTGACTTTTGATTTGGGGATAGTGCTTGAAATCAGTGTTTTTCTCCTTCCATATTGAGACAGCTAGTGCCGTCTCTCCTGATTGTAGGCATATGGGCCTCTCATATTCCTTCATTTCAGCTACTCTGGATGATGACTGCCAACCCCCAGAAGCACCCAGAGTCCTCTTGTGCATGTCCCAGAACCCATATGTTAAACATCAGATCATCCTGAATTCTAATACCTCAAGTTTGGGTgaatatccatccatccattttcaAATGTTCTGGTGTATTATTAGGGTTATAGCTCTGTTCTCACAAAATGACCCCAGATTATGGTGGCAGAAATAACATCATGTTATTCTTCTCCCATGTAAGTGAATGGCCGTGGATGGCAGGTTGCTTTGCTCCACAGAGTCATTCAGAGATCCAGCCTCTCACTACCTTTTGGTTCTGCCTTTCCTGTAGGAATTGTCTTCTTCTGTGTATAGGCAAAGCTGGGTTGCTGATAAATCATGGAAAGGGGAAAGAGAATCCAGGGAAGCTGGCTTATCTTGAAAGTTGGAGATGACCAGGAAGAATgattttcattctcattctgtTGGCCTAAATTAAGTTTCAGAGCTACATTTAATTGCAGTGGAATTTAGGtaatgctatttctttcttttctttctttttctttctttctctttcttccttccttccttccttccttccttccttcttccttccttccttttcttttcttttgtctttttttgccttttctagggctgcatatggagattccagactaggggtccaatcggagctgtagccactggcctacgccagagccacagcaacgcgggatccgagccatgtctgcaacctacaccacagctcacggcaatgccagatccttaacccactgagcaaggccagggaccgaacctgcaacctcatggttcccagttggattcgttaaccactgcaccacaacgggaactccaggtaatgCTGTTTCTACCTGGGGAGCTTTGAGCTCAGCTTTCACTCTCTTTCaccaaggaagaaaaggaaggtagGTTTTGGTCAGAAGTTTCTGGCACAAGTAACAACAGATAGAAAGAGATGCTACCTCTCACAAATAAGATGAATGCCACATGGTCATCCAGTCGACAGAATTTATTAGGTGTCTACACGGTGCCTGATCCTTTGCTTACATGtgtaaggaaaaaatatttttgacatacTGTAAATGGATGCAACACTAGAgccatatttttctgcttttgaaagacttttgctttttttatgagagaggaaaactggaagaaaaaagacaaggttTTCCCTTCCACATTGCAAGAAAAATATTCCCACCTGTTGAATTCCCTTGTTCTTCTGGGGATCAACATGCACAACACAAACACTGCTTGGATTGTTATTTGGATATTGGTCTCATCAATCACAACTTGCTTGTAGCGTGTTTATAATGCTTTAGGAAAGTCTCTTCAGAGGATGCTATCAGATCGCTGAGATTAAATTCAATCTCAAAGGTAGGTTTTTGCCCCAAAATAATTAAGGCAATGAGCAAGGCGCATTTTGCCGTTATTCCCCTGATACAGTAAGTCACACCATCTTCAGGGTCCGTGTATTCAAAGCAATGGACAATAACATGATAACCAGATTGTGTTATGTGATTCTGGTGATAGACACGGGGACGCAGGAAATATTCCAGCGGCACCAGGAACACATTCTTAACTTCGTCAGGGTTAGGCGTGGCCTGGAAGTTGTGGTCTATAAATCCTACCACAGGGGTTATCAGTGCATTGCCctgaaagcagaaaacaaaagacacagactaaGAAGTGAAGAGTTATTGTGTCCATAGTGCTCAtcgtggctcatgggttaaggatttggcattgctgtgagctcagatcccgcatttctgcagctgtggtgtaggctggcggctacagctctgattcgactctagcctgggaacctccatatgctgcagatgtagctttaaaaagataggaaaaaaaaaaaaagaagtcagttcCATAAAACTAGCTCCATAAGTACACTTTATGTCCCCAGTGAAGGGGGGCAGCTTCTGCCCTTCCTGAGACAGCATCTCACAGGTCTCTGAAAAATGCTCTCTTTGGGGAATACAAACCGGTAGAGTCTTTCGGAATGGTGATTTggtaataatataaaaatatggtcCCCTGGACTTAGCAATTGCCATTGTTTGTGTATACCTGTATGGTGAATTCCCATCAGGGAGAAAGGATACAAGGGCAAGACTAAAGCATTACTTGCAACAGCCCCAAACTCTTACATTCTCACCCCTCGGTGGATAGACATTTAGGGAAGATCATTTCTGACTATATCCATATAATGGGGTTCTATGCCGCCCTTAAAAAGAATGTGATAGACACATCTTCTTATTAGTATAGACAAGTACATGCTATCTTATTAATAGAAAAGTGACATCTTGTTAATTGTGGTATATTTCCATTTAtgggaaattttatatatatatataattgcacATGAACTATTTTACATACGTGTTTATAAGTTGGGGGGAACCTATTTAAAATTactgctgctttcagatgaatGCAGGGTGCCATGAAGTCAGAGGTTCTACTGGGAGTCTCAAAGCGGAGGCCCAGGTTTAGTATAGGAGCTGAGAAGGACTCTGTGACCTTGAATGAGAAACGgagaagaatgaggagttcctgggAAACTCCCGAGGGAAAATGAATGGGAAAAGCCAAGAATACATTGTGAGGCTGGGGAACTATAGGAGGAGAAGCAGGCCTGTGGAAAATTCTGAGGGGCAGCCAGAATTGACCCTGAACATTAGCCAAACTAAAGTCAACATCTGGACCAGGAGTGGAGGATGTGGGAGCACAGACTTCAGACATCCTTAGGGTGGGAAGTCTGGGGTCATGAGCTGCCCAAGGGCAGGGGCTTCGCCCCAGCAGCAGCCATCCCTGTGCCCGGCCCTGGGGAAACTCAGCCTCTTCAGTCACGGGGTCCCCCCCAAGTGACCTCTGAGATGAAAATGCAGAGGCAAATGATCATTTAAGGTCATGCTCCCAGAAGAAAGTGGGGAAGAAAGGCAGGGAGCTGGGAAGCCAGGTGACGATGCTGTGGGGAGCCTTGAGATGTAAAGTACACCTGCGAGTCTGTCCCAAGGGATGAGGGGGTGGGGCCTTCATGCTGCTCAGTCATTGGCTGAGGACTGCCCGGCCGGAAGTAACAAGGCAGTGCTGGCTCTCTGTGCATCAGGGGAACCCAAGGGTCCTGGAAGAAAGCTGCCCCTGTGTCCATGAGAAACacggcctaggagttcccattgtggctcagtgggtgaagaactttactagtatccataaggatgcgggttcgatccctggccttggtcagtgggttaagattctggcgttgccatgagctgcagcattggtcgcagatatggctcggatctggtgttgctgtggctgtggtgtaggccggcagctgcaactcccattcaacccctagcctgggaatttccatatgttgcaagtgtggccctaaaaagaaaaaaaagaaaagaaacacggCCTAAGAGGACAGAGAAGGCACGTGGACAGAGCCTGGCAGTGTCGGTCAGCACACGTCTGTGGCTGCTATTTCCATTCGTAGACCATGACCTCTGGCTCCCTCATCTGGAACTCAGAACCCCTCCCCCTGATTCTTCCCAACCCGCGCACGAGGAAGCCTTAACAGAAATTGGACAAGAAGAAACACGCCCAACGTCATGCCCAGCTAACCCTTGGCAGAAACCAGGATTCAACCTCAGGGGCTTCCGCCCACACCCTGGCATTCAACgcttgagttctgtgaaaacacaAGGGTCCCCATATCTTCAAGGTGACAGACCAGCCTTGCACGTGGCTTCAATACTGCTGCAGAGGagtccccagctgcagctcagctctcACGCCCTCCCTGAGGGCTAAATGTGTCAGGCTGGCGTGTGGATGGTGACTTTGCCTGGTCGGCACAAGCCCTTGAACTAGCTTGTCTGAGCCAGAGGAAATGGgtgggaaaagaaaatccaagcCTCAAAAGGAGAGAGTCATGATGAAGACGGGAATGTTTCGGATGGGAAGGCAGGCCTGTTCAACGTGGTTCAAgcttagaaaagaagaagagactCTGGGAATTTAGGGATAAAGCAGTATCTCTGGATATATGGTCTCTAAAAACACAGGCGTCTGGGAGgtccttgttgtggctcagcggggtaagaacccgactaacatccatgaggatgtggcttcgattcctggcctcgctcagtgggttaaggatctagcattgccatgagctgcggtgtagcttgcaaatatggctcggatctggctctgctgtggctctggtgtaagctggcagctgcacctccaatttgacccctcgcctgggaacttccgtatactgcaggtagggcctttaaaagaaaacacacacacacacacacacacacacacacacgtctgaaCTTGAAGGAGAAAGGGTGGTTCATGGCAGGCATTCTAGGACCCATAAAAGTCCCAATTCTGCCCACTTGCTGAGCTGGAATCCTGTGGGAACCGGCTCCTGCTGGGGAAAGAGGATGAGGCAGGGCCTCTGGACAAAGCTACACGCTATTAGACACACCTCCAGGAAGTCAAgacatgccacagcaatgtgctgAAATGTTCCAGAATTTGGGCCTTTTGGAGGCAAAGGATCGAGAATAGCAGGTATGGGCCACctacaaagaaaaaggagaactaGCCCCTGAAGCCTTTGCCGAGAGAAGTATAGGTGTTCTATGACAGAAGCacatgtgggggggggggagctggagCACCCGGGAAGGTTATGATGGGGATGGGAAAAAGTTAACTTCACCCCCAAGTTATGACACCCCAAAACATCTCTGAGCATCGCCCTATGTTCCCTGGGGGACAAAATTACCCCCAAGTTTGACACCCCAAAACATCTCTGAGCATCGCCCTGTGTTCCCTGGGGGACAAAATTACCCCCCAGTTAAGAACCACTGAATTCGACTAGGCTtctaaacatgaaataaatggtACTTTTGTACCATATTTAAAAGATCTGTTGcatccataaaagaaaacaagcatcACCAGGGCTTCCAAACCAGTATGCCTTTCTTGAAAGCCTTCGTTCATTCTAATCAGGATTATATCAAGAGCCAGTCATTGTAGAAACTTGCTCCGGGAGCATCTGGCCCCTGGGAGTCTCTGGAATCTCCCATATATACTCCTGGGAATTCTGTTGTATTCCCTCCCCTCACAGGCAGCTCTCGGTAGCTACTGGGGACCTTGGAAAGGGAGTTACTGTCACTTTGGGAACTTTTAACCAAGATCCATTTTGTCAAGAGAGCCCTAAGATAAATCCCTAACATGTGCTGGGGGATTGGCAGACATCCACTGAAAAGGGCTCCCATTAGAAAACAGCAGAAGCAGGAGTGATTGACACGTGTCTCGTCCTAATCCCATGttacttttctgtcttgtctcttTCTCATCACGGAGGCATTTAGCAAGTGGCCATTAGCTTCTTCCAAACTGCATCTCCCTTAGGTGGTgacctttctatttttaaaatggaccCGATGAAGTCCTATCTCAGCATCATTGATCTAGGGATCACATCTGTgccaagcagtgacaacacagatcctTTTAACTGCTAAGCCTCCAGGCAACTCCCtagttttctgatttttaggCATCAGTGGGAATCTTCCTTTGACATAAAAATTTACCTGGAAGCCCAGCACtatttcaaacattaaaaaaatgaaaaaaatatacacctagagttcccttgtggtgcagtgggttatggatctggtgttgtcactgtagcagctcaggtcactgctgaggcatgggtttgatccctggcctgggaacttccacatgctgtgggcgtggccaaaaaagtgTATACCTACCTCTGATGTGTGATGAGTGCAGTTCACCTTTGCAGGATCCTTCCCTCCAACCCAGACCTCTGGCTTAACTAGGAGAAATATGTCAGATAAATCCAAATTGAGGAGCATTCTAGAAAATACCTGATCAATGCACCTCGAAAGTGTCAAGGTCATAAGAATAAGGGAAGCCTAAGAAACTCGTTACAGATCAGAGAAGGAGACATGAAAACCATTACAATGTGTTGTTCTGGATGAGATCCAGGACAGAAAGGAGGACATTACTAGAAAAACTAGTATGACAGCAGTCAGTGTGGAGTTTGGGTCATGGAAGTGTGCCAACACAGGTTTCTTAGTTGTCAGTAACGTCCTGCAGTGATGTCCGATGTCACTCATGGGGGGACCTGAGCACAGGTATGTGAGAACTCCGCATTAGCActgcaactttttttaaaataaatctagaaCTATTCTAAAATTCAAAGTGTATGTAACAAGTGGCATATAGTAATAAAATCATGCTGTTATCCAGCTTCAGATTTGCCATATTTACTCCTTCTAAATCAGTTAGCACTAGAGTGGGTTTGTTGTAGTCAGCTCATACGGAGTAAGAGCTGGCTGTATCAGcctcagaatttattttctgttatgttgggttttggagttttttggtatgtgtgcgtgtgtgtgtgtgtgtgtgtgtgtgtgtgtgtgtgtgtgtactatcAAGGAAGTCCTGATTCACAAAGAAATGCAATTACAAATAGTAACTATTTTTGAACTGCTTCCCCAGGGATCAGCGTACTGCTCAATTAACATGATTGGAGAGGCCCATTCCCTGGTATATGCAAAAATGGGTGTCTTTAGGGCAAAAATGATATCCTGGTGGCCTCCAAGGGGCTAAAACTTGGTGTGTGGCCTGCTCAAGTGTCTGTTATTTTTTCTCCAAGAGAATTCTCAAAATAAATGCctcctggagaaaaataaatattacctgCATGTTGATGAAAGGATTCTGAGGCACCTACAGGGTTCCAGGGCACCCAGTTTGAAAACCATGGATGGAactcagctttttcttttctagatggGGAAGGAGGGGCCCAGACAGGAAAAAGGGGCTCGCCCAAGGCCTCTGAGCTCACGAGGGGCAAAATCCACATACGAATCAATCTCTTGACTATGGGAACAGCACTCTGGAGGGTCCTTTGCCATGTGTGGGATCCTGAAGATGGCGGGTCCACTGTGAGCTCAGGAGAGTCTAAGAAACCCAATTCCATCCCAAGCCTTACTTCGATCAGCAGCGGCACCAGGCGGCAGACGACCTCCACTTGGTGAGGACACAGCCCCACTTCCTCTTGGGCTTCCCTGAGCGCCGTGGCCATGTCATCCTTGTCTGTAGGTTCCCTCTTGCCTCCGGGAAAGCAGACCTCGCCGGGTGACCTTCTTAGCTGGACACGGCAAGAGGAGAGCTGTGATGTACGAGTCCAAGTTTGACGCCTTTCACTCCCTCGACAGGTATTTCCTGTATTTCTATCTAGTGCCAGAGGCCATTCCTGCATTCCCGGTAGTAAGTGGGGAACAAACCCAAAAAGTaaagttttctgggtttttttgccttttagagctgcacttgaagcatatcgaagttcccaggctaggggctgaatcagagctgcagctactggcctacaccacagccacagcaacaataccagatccgagccacgacctataccacaactcacgacaatgccggatccttaacccactgagcagagccagggatcgaacccacgtcctcatggatactagttggttttgttaccagggagctacaatgggaattcctaaagttTTCTCAACTTGaatcctttggggaaaaaaaaaaattgagaactaCTCTCgcctctgttttttttctccttgcctgGCAAAGATAGCGTAGACACACGAATGGATTTGCATTGATGGGGAAAAGAAGctgaacaaaaggaaaatgaaaagggcAGTGTTATTGAAAGACAACCTTTACTGAGTGCCTACCACGTTCTGGGCACAAAGCCTCACATGGATTTCTTTTCACTGAGTCCCCAGAACAGTTCAAGTGACTATTTccttaagtatatttaaaatttgagatgcaactcacataatataaaattaacctttagaatatttttaatatatttttaattgaattatagttgatttacaatgttgtggtagtttctggtgtacagcaaagtgattctgttttttaatatatacatacacacatatatatgcacacaatatagttagttatacatatacatatttcttttcatattgttttctattATGGCTTATTATAGGCTATGGactatagttccctttgctatacagtaggcccttggtatttgtccattttatatgtagtggtgtctgtctgctaatcccaaactcctaatttaccccttccCCATCCCTTTCCAACCATATgtcttgtgagtctgtttctgttttgtaaataagttcttttgtatcatttttttttgattctacatataagtgatatcatatgatatttgtcattctctaacttacttcatttagtacaataatctctaggtccccgcacattgctacaaatggtattatttcattcttttttatggatagatgtaactattttatgtatttatttatttatttttgtcttttttttttttttgccttttttagggccgcttccgcggcatatggaggttcccaggctaggggtccaatcggagctgtagccgctggcctacaccacagccacagcaacacaggatccgagccgtgtctgcgacctacaccacagctcacggcaacgccggatccttaacccactgagcaaggccagggatcaaacctgcaacctcacggttcctagtcagattcattaaccactgcagcacgacgggaacgcccagacttaactattttaaagtgaacaaatcAGTGGCATTTAAAACATGCAGaatattgtacaaccatcaccatctAGTTCTAGAACATTCGTGTCACCCCCAAAGGAGGTCTCGTACCCATTAAGCAGTGGATATCCAGTCCCCTCTCCTCTGTGCCCTTACTGTCTCTGTTGACGGATTTACCTCTCCTGGAtgtttcatagaaatggaaatcATAAGATATGTGACtgctgtgtctggcttctttcacttagcatcaggTTTCTGAGGTTCTTCCATGTTGTATTATGTATCaatacccattccttttcagggctgtagAGTATCCCACTATGTCTATCTTCCACAGTTCGTGATCTGTCTCTCCGCCGATGGGTATATAAAGTACTAATGCACTACTATCATTTCCACGTTTAAATCAAGGGAACCAAGGCCCAAAGAGGTGCTAATGTCTTGTGCTCATTTCGCTAGTGGAGAGACTGAAGCCCTGAGAGAGTAACTAGACCAGTCACGCAGGTGTAGGAAGACTCTGCATTCACACACGGGGAGCCAGTTTCAGGCCCCGGGCTGTTAACTTCAATCCTCTAGAATTTCCACATTGTGCCTGGGATGCACTCAGTCTCCAACAGTGGCTCTTGGTGGGGGGAGTTTTACCCCTCCATGCCTGTCAGGACAGGAGGCGATGCCGAGAGACCTTTGTGGTTGttacagtagtgtgtgtgtgtgtgtgtgtgtgtgtgtgtctcacgTGCATGCATGTGGGCATGTtcttggcatctagtgggtaaagGCCAGGGTCGTTGCTAAACAGCCCATAATGCAAAGGGCAGCTCCCACAACAtagaattatccagcccaaatGCAAATGGCCCCAGGTCAAGAAACCCTGGTCTCcaagtattttaggagttcccgttgtgactcagtgggttacaaacctgactagcctccacgaggatgtgggtttgatccctagccttgctcagtgggttaaggatctggcgtttgccctgagctgtggtgtgggttgcagatgcgccttggatctggcattgctgtagctgtggtgtaggccaccagctgtaactccaattcgacccctagtccaggaacttccatatgccacaggggcggccctaaaaagcaaaacaaaaaacaaagtattttcaatgacttgttctcagagttcctgctgtggtgcagtgagttaagaatctgactgcagcagcttgggttgcagtGGAGGCCTGAGTTTGacgcctggtgcagtgggttaaaggagctgacattgctgcagttgtggctcaaattcagtccctggctcccaggaacttccatatgccacaggtgcagccataaaattaaaaaaaaaaaaaaaaaagactctaga contains the following coding sequences:
- the NUDT7 gene encoding peroxisomal coenzyme A diphosphatase NUDT7 isoform X3 yields the protein MSLPCLQEPIRNSLIDDAKARLKKHDAGTKYSHLPSSKYSILLPLLAKEGKLYLLLTLRSDKGNALITPVVGFIDHNFQATPNPDEVKNVFLVPLEYFLRPRVYHQNHITQSGYHVIVHCFEYTDPEDGVTYCIRGITAKCALLIALIILGQKPTFEIEFNLSDLIASSEETFLKHYKHATSKL
- the NUDT7 gene encoding peroxisomal coenzyme A diphosphatase NUDT7 isoform X1, which gives rise to MSLPCLQEPIRNSLIDDAKARLKKHDAGTKYSHLPSSKYSILLPLLAKEGKLYLLLTLRSDKLSSCRVQLRRSPGEVCFPGGKREPTDKDDMATALREAQEEVGLCPHQVEVVCRLVPLLIEGNALITPVVGFIDHNFQATPNPDEVKNVFLVPLEYFLRPRVYHQNHITQSGYHVIVHCFEYTDPEDGVTYCIRGITAKCALLIALIILGQKPTFEIEFNLSDLIASSEETFLKHYKHATSKL
- the NUDT7 gene encoding peroxisomal coenzyme A diphosphatase NUDT7 isoform X2, giving the protein MSLPCLQEPIRNSLIDDAKARLKKHDAGTKYSHLPSSKYSILLPLLAKEGKLYLLLTLRSDKLRRSPGEVCFPGGKREPTDKDDMATALREAQEEVGLCPHQVEVVCRLVPLLIEGNALITPVVGFIDHNFQATPNPDEVKNVFLVPLEYFLRPRVYHQNHITQSGYHVIVHCFEYTDPEDGVTYCIRGITAKCALLIALIILGQKPTFEIEFNLSDLIASSEETFLKHYKHATSKL